A genomic window from Candidatus Cybelea sp. includes:
- a CDS encoding response regulator transcription factor gives MRILVVEDNAAVADSIRKMLETRKYAANVVSDGETGLDHLVSRTYDVAVVDVGLPGLDGFTLARNARAAGVQTPILMLTARDAVEDRVAGLNCGADDYLVKPFVEEELIARVSAMLRRGERPLFGVLDVGALRVDLAARNVTYEGKPVALGATEFRLLEFLARNAGIALSRAQIVERIWDYDFDGSSNIVDVYISQLRRKLGKLGARGIIETVWGIGYRVKA, from the coding sequence CTCGTAGTAGAAGATAACGCCGCGGTCGCCGACTCGATCCGCAAAATGCTCGAGACGCGAAAGTACGCGGCCAACGTCGTCTCGGACGGCGAGACCGGGCTCGACCATCTGGTCAGCCGCACGTACGACGTCGCGGTCGTCGACGTGGGCCTCCCAGGGCTCGACGGCTTTACTCTCGCGCGCAACGCACGGGCTGCCGGCGTCCAGACGCCGATCCTCATGCTGACCGCGCGCGATGCGGTCGAAGACCGGGTCGCCGGTCTCAACTGCGGCGCCGACGACTATCTCGTGAAGCCGTTTGTCGAGGAGGAGCTGATCGCGCGCGTAAGCGCGATGCTGCGTCGCGGCGAACGGCCCCTGTTCGGCGTCCTCGACGTAGGCGCGCTGCGTGTCGATCTCGCTGCGCGTAACGTCACGTACGAAGGCAAGCCCGTCGCGTTGGGGGCGACGGAGTTTCGCCTCCTCGAGTTCCTCGCACGCAACGCCGGCATCGCCCTCTCTCGCGCGCAGATCGTCGAACGCATCTGGGATTACGATTTTGACGGATCGAGCAACATCGTCGACGTCTATATCAGCCAGCTGCGCCGAAAGCTCGGGAAGCTCGGCGCAAGAGGCATCATCGAGACGGTCTGGGGCATCGGATATCGCGTGAAGGCGTAG
- a CDS encoding HAMP domain-containing sensor histidine kinase, producing MIRASLVVRTAALYLCVFICVLAALSIGAYAFIAREYSSMLGPALNTPEASAGFAAAMHRVVATIAEFDLPLVVVVAVASYLLARTAIAPLEAARERERRFTGDAAHELRSPLTAIAAVAQAARANATQESRTAFETIARTALEAADVVTDLLTLARDPAQRVLHCEPLDLAAIVNLTSRETQPLADARGVTLDVSAGSAIVDGDERRLRELVRNLLENAIRHARRTVGIRSRCNGRVCEIVVEDDGVGVPRDDRERVFERFYRLSNDGSGAGLGLAIVRWIASAHGGGVVVDDSSRGGARFVAAFPAREG from the coding sequence TTGATTCGCGCCTCGTTAGTCGTTCGCACGGCAGCACTCTACCTCTGCGTTTTCATTTGCGTCCTTGCAGCTCTGAGCATCGGCGCCTACGCTTTCATTGCCCGTGAATACAGCTCGATGCTCGGCCCGGCACTCAATACGCCGGAGGCGAGCGCCGGGTTCGCGGCGGCAATGCATCGCGTCGTGGCAACGATCGCCGAATTCGACTTGCCGCTGGTAGTCGTCGTAGCGGTCGCTTCGTACCTATTGGCGCGCACGGCGATCGCGCCGCTCGAAGCGGCACGCGAGCGCGAACGCCGCTTTACGGGTGACGCCGCGCACGAGCTGCGCTCGCCGCTCACGGCGATCGCCGCGGTCGCGCAAGCCGCGCGCGCGAACGCTACGCAAGAGAGCCGCACGGCGTTCGAGACGATCGCACGAACCGCGCTCGAGGCCGCCGACGTCGTCACCGACCTGCTGACGCTGGCGCGAGATCCGGCACAGCGCGTGCTGCACTGCGAACCGCTCGATCTTGCCGCGATCGTCAACCTCACGTCGCGCGAAACGCAGCCGCTTGCCGACGCACGCGGCGTCACGCTCGACGTAAGCGCAGGCAGCGCCATCGTCGACGGCGACGAACGCCGCTTGCGCGAACTGGTGCGCAACCTGCTTGAAAATGCGATCCGCCACGCTCGCCGGACCGTGGGCATTCGTTCGCGATGCAACGGCCGCGTCTGTGAGATCGTCGTCGAAGACGACGGCGTCGGTGTCCCGCGCGACGATCGGGAACGCGTCTTCGAGCGTTTCTACCGGCTTTCAAACGACGGTTCCGGTGCGGGCCTCGGCCTGGCCATCGTCCGCTGGATCGCGTCGGCGCACGGAGGCGGAGTCGTCGTCGACGACTCGTCCCGCGGCGGTGCGCGTTTCGTCGCGGCCTTTCCGGCGCGCGAGGGTTAA
- a CDS encoding 4-hydroxybenzoate octaprenyltransferase, which translates to MNGIRLFLREIRIEHTLFALPFAYVGAILAAHGLPAPAKLAWITLAVLGARTAAMAANRFLDREIDAQNPRTQRRALASGSLPPSSMLWAMAIGLSILLWAAWMLNPLCLKLLPIAVVLLLIYPLCKRFTWLTHFVLGAVDGLAPLGAYVGIAGRITPSAVALFAAVTIWVAGFDIIYALMDFGVDRAQGIRSLPARFGERSGRLVPIALHLGMLGLLAWAGILDGAGRPYYLGVVAVAVLVLYEEHLFRSGANLFVINERVFLSNMIFSVFFLATTLGAYR; encoded by the coding sequence TTGAACGGGATTCGTCTTTTCTTGCGCGAGATCCGCATCGAGCACACGCTCTTTGCTTTGCCCTTCGCCTACGTCGGCGCGATTCTCGCGGCGCACGGACTTCCCGCGCCGGCAAAGCTGGCGTGGATCACGCTGGCGGTACTCGGGGCGCGCACCGCGGCGATGGCGGCCAATCGGTTCTTAGACCGCGAGATCGACGCACAAAACCCCCGGACGCAAAGGCGAGCGCTCGCTAGCGGGTCGCTGCCGCCTTCGAGCATGCTGTGGGCGATGGCCATCGGCCTCAGCATTCTTTTATGGGCAGCGTGGATGCTAAACCCACTGTGCCTCAAGCTGCTGCCGATCGCTGTCGTGCTCTTGCTGATCTATCCGCTCTGCAAGCGCTTCACGTGGCTGACTCATTTCGTGCTGGGAGCCGTCGACGGTCTCGCTCCCCTTGGCGCCTACGTCGGCATTGCCGGGAGGATTACGCCGTCGGCGGTTGCGCTCTTTGCCGCCGTGACGATCTGGGTCGCGGGCTTCGACATCATCTACGCGCTGATGGACTTCGGAGTCGATCGCGCGCAGGGGATTCGCTCGCTGCCGGCTCGCTTCGGCGAGCGCAGCGGCCGGCTCGTACCCATTGCTCTGCATCTGGGAATGCTCGGCCTGCTGGCGTGGGCCGGCATCCTGGACGGCGCCGGGCGCCCTTACTATCTCGGCGTCGTCGCCGTCGCGGTCTTGGTTCTCTATGAAGAGCACCTATTTCGCAGCGGCGCCAATTTGTTCGTCATCAACGAGCGCGTCTTTCTCTCGAACATGATCTTTTCGGTCTTCTTTTTGGCGACGACATTGGGCGCGTATCGATGA
- a CDS encoding menaquinone biosynthesis decarboxylase, with product MAFRSLEAFVEALRKAGELHVVSERVDPRLEISEIANRVVKAGGPALLFTDVKGSSFPVLTNQFGTAHRMAMALGAASLDEVAARVAALTAMRPPSGSIVEKIGGALAFAPLANAIPKTVNAGSAQDVVMEKPDLTKLPVLTTWPRDAGPFITLPLVITKDPHSGRTNVGMYRMQVYGATETGMHWQRHKHGRAHADAWGTRVPVAVAIGTDPVLTYAATAPLPPLLDEFAFAGLLRGKPVELTPAKQVDLLVPADAEFVLEGYVDNEDLRLEGPFGDHTGVYSLADRYPTFHVTCITHRRKPIYAATVVGKPPMEDAWLGKATERIFLPLLQAMLPEVVDMNLPVEGGFHNLALVSIRKTYPGQAKKVMNALWGLGHMMMLTRVLIVVDADVDVSQTREVAWSVLNNLAPERDVVTMPGPVDDLDHGSYSIAYGTKIGIDATRKDASEGYTREWPPEMLMDAATRRLVSERWSAYGLDRIAKALRPDPWSGQGMHAYERLMQSRNEP from the coding sequence ATGGCATTCCGTTCGCTCGAGGCGTTCGTCGAAGCGTTGCGCAAGGCCGGCGAACTGCACGTCGTTTCGGAAAGGGTCGATCCCCGGCTCGAGATCAGCGAGATCGCCAACCGCGTGGTGAAGGCGGGCGGCCCGGCGCTGCTCTTTACCGATGTCAAAGGATCCAGCTTCCCCGTTTTGACCAATCAGTTCGGAACCGCGCACCGGATGGCCATGGCGCTGGGGGCCGCGAGCCTCGACGAAGTCGCGGCGCGCGTTGCCGCGCTGACGGCGATGCGCCCGCCCAGCGGATCGATCGTCGAGAAGATCGGCGGTGCACTGGCCTTCGCGCCGCTCGCAAACGCGATCCCGAAGACCGTCAACGCAGGGAGCGCGCAGGATGTCGTCATGGAGAAGCCCGATTTGACGAAGCTGCCGGTCTTGACGACCTGGCCGCGGGACGCCGGGCCGTTCATCACGTTGCCGCTCGTCATCACGAAAGACCCGCACAGCGGGCGCACCAACGTCGGAATGTATCGCATGCAAGTGTACGGCGCGACGGAGACCGGCATGCACTGGCAGCGGCACAAACACGGACGCGCACACGCCGATGCCTGGGGCACGCGAGTACCGGTCGCCGTCGCCATCGGCACGGACCCGGTGCTCACCTACGCGGCGACCGCCCCGCTTCCGCCGCTGCTCGACGAGTTTGCGTTCGCCGGCCTCTTACGCGGAAAGCCCGTCGAGCTAACGCCGGCCAAGCAGGTCGACCTCCTCGTGCCGGCCGACGCTGAGTTCGTCCTCGAAGGTTACGTTGACAACGAAGACCTTCGGCTCGAAGGCCCATTCGGCGATCACACCGGCGTCTATAGCTTGGCCGACCGTTATCCAACGTTTCACGTTACGTGCATTACGCACCGCCGCAAACCGATCTACGCCGCTACCGTCGTCGGCAAACCGCCGATGGAAGACGCGTGGCTGGGCAAGGCCACGGAGCGCATCTTCCTGCCGTTGCTGCAGGCGATGCTGCCCGAGGTGGTCGACATGAACCTCCCGGTCGAAGGCGGCTTCCACAATCTCGCCCTGGTCTCGATTCGCAAAACCTATCCGGGTCAGGCGAAGAAGGTGATGAACGCGCTCTGGGGATTGGGGCACATGATGATGCTCACGCGCGTCTTGATCGTGGTCGACGCCGACGTCGACGTCTCGCAAACGCGCGAGGTCGCGTGGTCCGTGCTCAACAACCTCGCGCCCGAGCGCGACGTGGTGACGATGCCGGGGCCGGTCGACGACCTCGACCATGGTTCCTACAGCATCGCGTACGGCACGAAGATCGGCATCGACGCGACCCGTAAAGACGCGTCCGAAGGATACACGCGGGAATGGCCGCCGGAGATGCTGATGGACGCCGCGACTCGCCGCCTCGTTAGCGAGCGCTGGAGCGCCTACGGGCTCGACCGTATCGCGAAGGCGCTGCGTCCCGATCCGTGGTCCGGGCAAGGCATGCACGCCTACGAACGGCTGATGCAGTCGCGAAACGAACCGTAA